From Drosophila santomea strain STO CAGO 1482 chromosome 2R, Prin_Dsan_1.1, whole genome shotgun sequence:
CTGGGAATCAAGGGTCCATTCACATTTTACCCACTCCGTGTGCGGCCATTATAAGCCAGAATCTGTTGCTAATTGGCTGACCCAACATTACCCACATGAGCTGGGAGCGGGTTCTTCTCCTTGTGGAACTTTTAGCACTTCCACGGATCACACAGCCATAATTATGTTCGTTCCATTGTGCTTGGGTTGGCGTCTAAAGAAGCAATTAGAAAAGTTGATTGATGGAGAGACCGGGCCTCAGCCCATCCCGATCCGACACTTGCATCATCTATGGGCTATGGGCAATGGTCTATGGGAATGGGAACCTTTCCCTTTTCGCTGATGCATGGCCTATTAATTGGTTAATTTGTGGTTTGTTAGCCATCAAAATATTGTAGTTGGCCAATGTAATGGTCTTCATATGCGTTGAATGCAACGCCTTGGCTGGTGAGTTATGGCCCATCCGTCGAAGTCGTTTATCTCCGACTTCTGTTGGATATTCCCCAGTTCTCCGGCATTCTCGGAGAGCTTTGTGTTGAGGAACGCCAACGCAAGcgtaaaatttgtataattaaaagGCGAATCCACGCTCGAGCTGCTCGAATACCAGTTTCTGAGCCATCGCGTAGTTAACTTGTTTATATAACAGCCAGACAACAACGCGAAGTGACCTTGAAGCGGGTACAAAATAAGGCAAAGACGGAAAATATGATTGTACGTATAATTTCGTATTATTTTGCTGCCTGGCGATGTGTGTGCGCTCAGCTAAGTGAGAGAAGTAAAGACAAATGGCGGACTTTCGGGGGTTTATGAACTAAGCCGAGATGTGCGTGTGGGCTTGCCAAAAGGTGTGTGATTGATTAATAATCTCCCGCCGAAGAACTAACAAAGAAAGCGCCAAATATGGTGAGTTCATTCAACCAAGCCGAGACCTTTTCGGATTTAGATTTTCCGCATGCTTGTTGGTATTAAATTACCGTTgaaacgaaagacttaggcaacgaacttcGCTAGTGCATTACTCATACGACACGTTGGCGCTCACCACTAATTATGCAAAAACCCAAATGCTAGCGAAAGGCGTGCCCCAAACCCCGCCGTGAGTCATAAGTCGCACAGCCCCCCCGCAAGACGGACACTCTCCATTTGGTTGCCTGTTTGTTTGCGGCCAAAATGAAAAGTCGTCTGGCTAGTTGATACCTCGCCACCACTCCCCTGCCTCCTTCGCCACCACTGGCGAATTAAATCAACATTGGCAAGCTCAAGCGGACTTAAATGCAGGCTTTTACCTTAGACCAACCCCACGCAAAACCCCGCGACTGCAGTCGACCACGATCTTGTTCAATTCATTCCGAAACACTTTCAAATCCAAGCCTTAAATGGGGAGTGGCAGGCCAAGACTTTTGAACTGGCTCAAACTCTGTTCAGAGGAAGTGAACACAGAACTGTTTCACGTACTATATGTCTAAGGTTCTCAGATGCCAGGGTGCcagataaataaacaaatatagaatcgtttattatttatacGACAAAGTCTAGCATTTATGACTACAACTAATTTAGCTCCGTGAAGTTCCACGCTCATAAACTTCAAGTATAAGGTATTTAATGGTTCAGAGGAAATCCTCCTAAAAAGCTAGTAACTAAGCACTGAGCTGAGGAAAACTTGGATAAACTTATGATGGGAAACGTAAGGTCAGCGTGGCCAGTCATTAATAAGTAATGCCCACTTCTCGAGCTCATAAGTCGGATGCCTCATCACAAGCGGGAATTAGCTTCTAAAGAAGAGGGCTcaataaataagttttaatgACGGATTTGGCTGATGCTGGCCAGCAGTAGCTGCCAATGTACTTAATCACTTCTAGACGCGAAACCCCAGCCAAGCCAAAACGGAACTACAAAACTAGTTTCAGCTCTGCCTTTGGGCTGAAAGCaaaaaagccataaaaacagCGGGTAACAATGGGCGCCAGTCAAaggcaaaaaagcaaaaagcacagcaacagcaaacagcgCAAAGTAAATGGCTTAAACTGAAATATTGTAGACCCGGCCGATAAAAATCAAACACATTCATGTCTACAGCTCAGCTCAAGTCACGTTCAATGCGAATTTCTTTGCCGTTTGTTTTTTGCCTTTTCCTACATATTTTGTTCGTGGCAATAAGCCTGCAGCCACCAAAATTAGGCGTCAAACTGGgagagaaaaatatatttaggCATCGCCGCGGGCCGAGCTATTGTGGGTGTCCAATCAGCGGTTTGCATATTGGCCAGTCGGTTTGAGCCCAATTGGACATTGGACGTTGGACAGTTTGGCAAATGGCAGGGAAGCGCGTCATTTGCAGAGAACTTACATAACTccatggcagcagcagcaaaagctgAGACACGCAACGCATTGGGCAGTTTTTGGTCTTAGAGCCAAACTTGGTTCGCACAATGTGTGGCAAGAGCCGATGTCTCCACGCTCCAGTTTGCTGCGTGTGGCAACAACCAGGTCAACGCATTTGGCCAAGCGGGTGGAGTTGCGTTTTTCCACTTTAAAGTCCCCTAATGATGCGCGATTTTCGAGTTCTCACATTGGCTTAATGGCCAATTGCTGCCGTTGGCCCAATCTATTAAATCTATAAACGGAATCGGCGTTGGCGTTTATTGCAATTGGCCAATAGCCACAGCAAATTAAGCATTGTTAGCTCATTTGAGGCGAACAAAGGCGACGGCAACGGCGAGACAATTGCACTGACCTTGAGGCAATCGCCACAATGGGAGGCGATAGGTTCGTTCCGATCCGCTGGCCTTTGCCGTTTGGCTACCTGGCCAGCTATCAATCCCCCATAAAGTGCCAGCTAATTGCTGCATCTGAAGTCGAAATTTGAAATTCTAATTTCCAGAAGCGACGCAGAGCCTGCATACACAAGCAGGTGAAAGTCGATGCCTCAATTGCCATTGATCTCCGGCGCTTGATTAGCCCCAGCCCGCTGGCCAACTAGAATTTCGGAGCTGAGTAAAAGTAAAAGCTGGCTATAAAGCCGGTCTGACCCCAATCGGCGAATGGCCTAAGCTGCCCTTTTTGTTCGACTCGTTAATTGCCGTCATTAAGAACAATGCGGGACAATCGCACAATGCATCTTCAGAGCGGCTCTTCAGTCTTCAATCTTCTGTATTCTGTCTTCAGTAGTCAGAGGTCGGTCTTGAAGGCCCTAACCCTTCCCAACTTACTTTCTACGCCAGCGGAATTGCAGCGAAATTAGCTCTACGCATCGCTATGCTACACAGAACAAAAAAGTTGATGCTCGAATGCCATTTGCCAAGTAGAATGTGGAAAGGTGTCAAATACAAAGTATTTGGTCTTTGCGGCTACACTTCCCCTCCTTAGCTTAATTCCTATTTAATCATCCTGTGAAATCTGCTAGTAGAAGTCACCACCTGACATGCCATTTTTCTCCGAGTGTGATTGATCACACTACCGCCGCGATGTACGACGGAGATTTCCCATTttaatggcaatggcaaacCGCAACCGAAAGTCGCTAGAACCCCCCTCGAACACATCccctccagctccagctccagctccagctccaccaccAGCATCATAGTTCCAAATGGGTCAGCCACGTTATGGGTTTCTATGGGTTTGTGTGCTTAGcacagtttttgtttttgtttttgtttttgtttgtgatTTGTGAATTGCGATTTGCCAATGCCCGCGGCCATTCAGATTGGAACCAGATCTGACTTTCGAGATGGGAGTCGTCAGATATTCTAATTGACTGGCTTCCCGAGATGGCCGAGATAGCGGAGCTGGCTGAGATAGCCGAAGGTTCCCAGCTGAGCGCCCAGTTTAATGTGGTTCACCCAGATACGTTGGTAGATCTGCGGGAGGTGCGTTCCCTTTAATTAGCCACTTCATTGGGGATTAGTTCCGACGGCCGTtagcatttcattttcaatttcacgCACAGTTACGCGCTTTTTTCACGCTATTCcacacattttccacatttcccattttcccagcGATTTTGCTCAAGCAGAAAGCCGTAAAGCCAAGTGTGCATTTCAAAACTGTTTTTTGCACACCCGCGTCGGGTGTTTAAGGCAAGTAAACtacgggaaaatggagacaCGCGAGGTCACTTAGCCGCCACATTAACATTAGCAGAGCACACACTCCAATGAAACTGCAattgtttaaacttttaacaaaaaacataaagcACATAAAGCACACAACTTTGTGGCCCGCCTGGCACGCAAAAcccatttaatttattcagtTGCTCGGCCcattttgttggttttttgtttttcctttttttgttttcagtttagTTACCGAATGTTTGTTTAGTTACCTCGCTGCTATTTGCTCTGGGAAATGTGTGTCAAATGAATTCAAATCGACACTTGCAGCCATTCGTCACATTCGAATGCACACGATTGATTGGGTCGTGAATCATCAATGCATGATTCTTATTCTGGTCAGGAGTTCTTGGGCTGCAAGTTGGGGAAATGCCACAAAGTTACAGGAAGCGGTGTCTTAGGTAGTAACGTTTAATATCAATCCTCAACTGTTTCAGTAACAGGGGTTTCTGGTTATTCCCCGCTTTGTTGTATAGGAACCTTTACTATGACCATCATATGACCAGATAGCTGCAATTTGTGCCCCAATTTCGCGCAATTTCCCTTATCGCCGATGATCGCAATTGAAGGTCGGCTTGCCATTTCCACGGGGAATTTGGCATCATGCTTGTTtccttttcagttttttaGCCCCAACTGGGTAACGAGAGCAGATGCCAATCAAAGCATTATTCGTTATTCATAATGCTCGTTGGCGTGCTCCGCCGCATTTTTCCAACTCATTTTTTTGCCTGCATGAGGTGCGTTTTCAATCCGGGCTTTTTACCTGTGTATCTCGCTTAGATTCGCTTGCGTCATTTGCTAATTTTAGCTAATTTATTGCAATGCCAGTGGAGGCACGAGTACGCTGGTGGGATGTGTTGCTGGCTGGATGTGAAGCTTAGCTGGCGTCAGTTAGTTGGCAATTTGCATTCGACGCTGAGCCACGATTGTTTGTCTACTTACGGATCGCCTGGCGTTCAGGAAGTGTGGGCCTCGAGCTTTGACAAATTGACGTGTGCTCGCCGCATAATGCCAACAATCTATCAATTTCCAGCGGATCTATTGACCCAATTCCGtgcttctccccgaaccaaTTTCAATAGCAGCCAGAGCAGCCAGACTCCCAGCGAGATTACACCTCTCGGATAATAACCGGCCGTATCTTTGAGTCTgtatctccatctccattcgGGGTGAGTGGATGTAGCTGGAGTGCTTTAGTGTTGGTCTTGTGACATCATCACTCTGCAgttgtgtgtgcctgtgtgtgccagtgtgtgtggTGAATGTAATGTgttggcagcggcagcggtaACAACAAATCATTATCGCCTCTCGGCCATCAGTGTAAGCCGCATTTGTTGTCTTGCGACGCCCAAGACACGGATCCACATGCACGGCGAGAAATGATCTCATTTCGTGTATCAACTGGGGTGTACTATGGCCAAAATGGGGTTCTAAAAGATCTCCTGCATATTTTTAGTTAAGCCAAAGACCTGAATTCGAAATAGAGATTGAAATAGAGCTGCAGGGTATGGAAGAGTATAAGTGGAGCACAGCGTACTGTAATTGTGATTTATCTTTAATAAAcctaattacatttttaatggcttGGTAGTCAAATACGCCATTCAAACGTATGTTGATCAGTAATGCTCTTTAAGTATTCATTAATACTCTACTCTGGAAGTATCAGATAGAgcaaaaaagtattaaaaagtaataaaaagcATATTTATGACTCAGTTCGACTCGACTCCGATCGCCACGTAACTGGTCACTACACACCACTTGGAAGATGACTTCCTGGCGTGGCGTGACTCGCCTGCAAAGTTCTCAGCGATCGGCAGGAAGTGGAAAACCGTTTGTCACGGGCTATTGATATGCGCTTAATACCTCGTAATGCCGCAGCTTCTGTTGGCCAGAAGATGCGGAAACCCGAGTCATGATGCCATGCTGCCATGATGCCATGAGTTGCACTTGGTGGATGGCTGTTTGCCCAGCGCTCGACTGCTGGCACCTGCGAGATGTGGAGTTTCTCGAGGAACCAGCAACAACCATCCACTCGATACCAACGATACTAACCCATTTGCAATGAGCCCGCACGcgaacccaaacccaaacccaaagccAAATTCGCCGCTGTTGACTTGACCCATTTGGCAGCAGAAAGTTTGCCTTTGGGCCACGATGTTCATTACAGAATCGCTGTGCTCAAGTGATTTAGCATATTCCTACATGTGTGCAGTGGGTGTGGAACCGGTTTGCGGCGCGCTTTCagcttatatatatatattcggtTTTGACTATTTGCCAAGGTTTTAATATCCGTCATTCGGTCTTCTCTCACTCTTGCAGCTCGCACCATGAAGACAGGCACTCGAATGGACGCTTTCCACACGGCGCTGCACTTAATCGTAAGTACTTTGTACTGGGTTCTCTTCCCCATCGACCACCcatcgaaatggaaaattgccGGAGTCGGATTGCCAGAACAAATCAATCAGGCAGAAGGCAGCAGACAGCAGACAGCAGACATGAGGCAGCCCGCTGAATGACAATTGCATGCCAATGCGATTAACCTGGATGCGGGACTGGAGGCCACGGCTATCCAGCGACTGTATGCTAAACGCGACTCCGAGCGGCccaaagtggccaaaagtggCACACCAGCGCCATTCTAAGCCGCTTGGCCCCAAACCTCCGAGATCCCAGATTCAGGTTCGGGTTCAACTCTAACCCAGACTGGCGAAAGTTGGCCAGCCTGTCCAAAGGAGCCTCAGAATCGTGAGAATGCAGCGATTCTCCTAGCCGCCGGCAACACGAAATCGAAATTTCCCCTTTAATTAAGAAGGCTTACTGGCGATGGATTAGACCAGGGACTTAATGTCGGCTTGTCGTGATTTATGTCAACGCTTTGTGTTCGCCAAGGGGCGGGGGATCCATGGATGGCGTCCATGGTGGAGTCCATATGCCACATATGCTAATGAGTGACTTGTCTCCACTTTCTTTGCAGACAATCGCAGCTCTGACGACGCACGCGGCGCAGATTCCAACGGCAATGAGTGAGTACATAAATCTGTTCATTAGCTAGCTAAACCCAATTCTATGGATTGGGGGTACCAAGCCAGTGGGGGCCCAGTGAAAAATGGCCAGCAAATTGGTAACGGAGACGCGGCCAAGATTAAACTCAGTTGGGGGCTTTGTTGGTCTCTGGAAACATAAAGCAGTATTCAAATGAGGCTTCGGAGCCAAACTTATCAACTGGTTTGCGCTAAAACAGAAGTAAACATAATGGAGAatataattgttatttttattgtcaCAAAGGAGTTGAGATTGGTAGCTTCCATGGCTTTGGTAGTCAAattggaaatatatataaggaAATTAGATCTAATTTGCAGCAGTAGAGAGGGAGTAGAGTACCCAAAGTTATAGCTCCATCATGACGTAAGAAGCagcttacaaatttatttataaaatagaTACGAATGCCTGATGAATTGGTTCCCCGCCAAACGGTCACCCATTACCTAATTAGTTACAAAGGCACTCCACTTAATCCGCCAGCGCTTTTTGCCATTGTTAAGCAAACCCGCTAAGCTGGCTGTTGTCTTTCTGGTTGCCAAATCTCTGTTGACTCTGCTGACTCTGTTtgccaaaaccaaaacgagGCATTATAATCGCGTGGCACACAGCGGTCCAGTGATGGCGACTCTTGTGGGGACTCTTTGGAGCTGCCTCATTGCGAGGCGACTGGCGAGGCATTGCGGCACACTTCCTTCTGGCTTTCACATTGCGTTTTCGGCTTGGCTTGCGCTTGGAGTGGAATTGAATTTGGCTAAGACCCCGATGACCTAGGAGCCATGCTTGGGCAGCGATTGGTGCAGCGACTCCAGGTAGTTGAGAAATTGCTGATAGGTGAAGAACTGACCCTGGTTTCCGCCTGGTTGGCGGTGGTAGGAGCAGCGACTGTCGCATATCCACTTCCGCTGCACCGGGGGCCTGCGATCCTTGCTCAGGCCGACGACGTCTTTTGACAGATCGCAGAGTTCGGAGGAGGTGTATCTGCTTGGAGATCCATGCAGATTGAATCGTATCTCATAGTGAGTGACCAGCTGGTTTGGACTTACACGAAGGCCTTGCTGACTCTCTCCCTGACTTTGGGGCTCTGGCAAATGCTGTTCATGACCCGGGTCTGTTGCTCCCCCTGCAGGAAGCGCAGGAAGAGCGGAGGCAGCAGGCGGAAGCGGACGCATCCCATAATCCTCTCCATGTGCACCTTACGTCCGCTCCAGTCATGACTCAGCCAGCGAACTGCGCTCATGAAGATCTGTGTGGTGGGGTCGCTTAATTCCCGATCTCAATTATCCCCGATCGTCTTACCTCAATTTCACTGTTCACGCCCAAGCTCTGGACGCTCAGCAGATCCTGCACCCAGTTGATGTCCAGCTCCACAAAGTCCTTGGAGGCCACCAGGGGCAGGAAGAAGAGCTCGATGCGGGAGAGCATCAACTGTTGGAATGTGTGGATCGCAAACCTCTGCGCCTCGCGGAACAGCTCGAAGGCCAGGCTTCCGCAGACGGTGCTCTCGTTGAAGCAAGCGAAGGCGTACTCCACCAGCTCATCGATCTTCAGGTAGAAGGCTGCACTGTACAGCTCCACCAGGAAGCAGTCCGCCTGTGGGCACCTCTCGAGGTCCAGCATCCAGTTGTAGATGACGTGGAAGGCAGTCGGTGTCACCATGTCGCTGGCCAAGTTGGCAGTGACGGCTGCATCGGGCAGGTCCTGGAAGAACCTGGAGTGCGCCTGCAGGACCTGCAGGTGACAGCGGAACTTGTAATTGCCCACATAAACCGTAAAGGAGCAGCACGCAGGGTCAATTAGAAGTCGGAGTAGCTTGGCATCCATTGGCACTTTGGCGGGTTGTCTGCAGTTCAGGATTTCTCCGCTTGGACTTGTCGTGGGCATCATGCTGAAAGCGGAGTTCAGGGGTTCCGGTTCCACGGTTTCGGATTTTTCGGAACTGTGTGATTGTCAAGTATATCGTGTCAGATGGGCTTCCTATAGGTACTCACCTCTTGATATCTGTTTTAGAACTGGGGTTTGTAATAATTTCTTTCTTACTTAAGAGCAGCTGCAGATGATCGTGTGAGGAATGCCATTTAAATGAAACCATGAACCATATTCACTCACCTGCTTATCTTCGGAGGAGGACTCTAGAATTCGCTTCCCAGAAACGATTTCTCCTCTCCTTGCCGTCATATATGAGCTGGATATGGCCGCAGCCAGATCCGCGGCCAGGGCATCGATCTCGGCCTGGTCCATCTTACCACCTTTCCATGTCTGTGCTAACTTATTTGCCTGCTTCATCTCAGCCATCTTTGCACTTTAAATTTGCTCGAATTAGATCTTTATCACGAAGTATCCCATAAATTTTTGGAACCATAACCTGAAATTGGGAAGTTGATTTGTTTTTCCTGCCAACTCGGTGAACATGTATTTGGGCTTTGCATTTTCTGTGTTCGCCAAGTGCCAAGGGAACAGCTTGAAGAAGAGTTTGTTCTATTTGAGGAGTGCAGCTCTGCTCGCCTGCGGAGGCCGTAAAATTATACATAATAGAAAGccattaaatgttttatgtgCCTGCCAAGCGGCCGAGTGGATGCCATTCCAGTGGAGTAAGAAAACCGGCTCTGCGACGGCCGTGTTGCATGCAATTACTTTGCCCAGAACCGCAGTAAGTGATGCGAAATGCTGCAAGGTTCGTTGAACCGCCTCGACCGAAGCCATCCCATCGCATCCCATTCCATGCCATCCCATCCGATCCATATACACACCACTGAATACACACCGCCAACTGGCAGGGCGAACGTGCCTGGGCAGCTCTTCTCTGGTCTCTCCTcttcttggtcttggtcttggtcttaGTCTTGGTTTGGTCTTGCTCTTGGTCTTGCTTTGGTCTGGGAATCCAATTGTGTACCTTCACAGAGGTGACAGCGGGGAGTTCTCTGCGTTGGCTGGCTAAAAGCAGGAAATGCCAAGAGCACCAAGAGCACCAAGAGCACCTCCAAATCCCCGGCAGTGCATCGAATCATCGGTTGCAAAGTTCAAGGAACTTGCGGCGTGCCGTCTTTCTAATGGCCCCGAGCTTCTGTGGCGTGTCTGCGCCCCcagttgctgcttctgctgatTTTCGAAGTTGCCGCTTCAATGGCTTCTCAATGTCATGAAcgtgcactgaaaaaaactttatttgcTGCTTAATAATCGCACCTAAAGTGGAACTTTCATTCTATATCAATTAGAGCTAGAGAATCTTTGTGATTCTTTCTTGATATCCACATATTTTagtatttattaaatacacTTTGTAAAGCTCTTTGAATTTTTCGCAGTTCATTGTTGTTTGCTAAAGTCTTCCGCATGCCAGTTAAAGTCAGGTCTCCAAATACTGCTCCCATGGGCCTTTGTCTTGGTTTTGCTCATGACTTATGCTAACGGCTCTCGAGGATGCCAAGGTGGATGCGGCGTCCATTGGGTCGTCTAACTGTGCTTTTTTTGGGAGTGAGCctgttttgtttctgtttgcatttcattatttttccGATTATGATTTCCCTTGCAGAGGATGCGCAGAGCTCGCTGAGCGAGGCGATTGCagcggcggaggcggaggtggCCTCCACCTCCAAGCCGGCGGTGGAGCCGAGTGTGCGGATCAAGTGCCTCTCCGGATCGATGCTGATCACCATCAAAGACGCTCCTCCGAACCACGAGACGGGGCTGTTTAGTGGCATGATCTACCCGAAAGGCCTGTCCAAGAACTCCACCTGCTTGAGCGAGTACAGGTGAGTCCGCACTTTAGGCACTTCACTCCTATCTGGATTCTAATCCACATTCCGTACCCCTCCCCGCAGAGATCATGTGGGCTCCCTGCGGTACAAGCTGCCGCTGAGGTCTTGCAACACGATGCCAAAGGAAACGGTAAGTCTAGAACCCCATCCTCCCCAGAAAAACTCCCACACAGGCAGTCACCTACGTACATAGGTGACGCCATGTGCCGGCCAACTGGTTCCACCATTTTGGCatgcaaataaaaacgaaataaaaatttaacattaaGCTTAAGCACTTATAAGGCAGGCAGACCCGACTCATTGGTTACAAGGTAAAGTCCATATGCCAAGATGATGAGTCCATTGAAAGGTTGAATCTCAAATGGCCAACTCACGCACCTTTTGCGGCTTAACTAATGATGCGATTCTATCTAAAATAGCAGTCTCTAGATGTGCTGGGTAACATGGGCACCATTAGCAATGGGCTTGGCTATTGTAAATGTCTGTCGCTTGCTTAGAATCA
This genomic window contains:
- the LOC120444504 gene encoding actin-binding protein IPP-like isoform X2, which codes for MAEMKQANKLAQTWKGGKMDQAEIDALAADLAAAISSSYMTARRGEIVSGKRILESSSEDKQLLLSKKEIITNPSSKTDIKSSEKSETVEPEPLNSAFSMMPTTSPSGEILNCRQPAKVPMDAKLLRLLIDPACCSFTVYVGNYKFRCHLQVLQAHSRFFQDLPDAAVTANLASDMVTPTAFHVIYNWMLDLERCPQADCFLVELYSAAFYLKIDELVEYAFACFNESTVCGSLAFELFREAQRFAIHTFQQLMLSRIELFFLPLVASKDFVELDINWVQDLLSVQSLGVNSEIEIFMSAVRWLSHDWSGRKVHMERIMGCVRFRLLPPLFLRFLQGEQQTRVMNSICQSPKVRERVSKAFVYTSSELCDLSKDVVGLSKDRRPPVQRKWICDSRCSYHRQPGGNQGQFFTYQQFLNYLESLHQSLPKHGS
- the LOC120444504 gene encoding actin-binding protein IPP-like isoform X1, whose amino-acid sequence is MAEMKQANKLAQTWKGGKMDQAEIDALAADLAAAISSSYMTARRGEIVSGKRILESSSEDKQLLLSKKEIITNPSSKTDIKSSEKSETVEPEPLNSAFSMMPTTSPSGEILNCRQPAKVPMDAKLLRLLIDPACCSFTVYVGNYKFRCHLQVLQAHSRFFQDLPDAAVTANLASDMVTPTAFHVIYNWMLDLERCPQADCFLVELYSAAFYLKIDELVEYAFACFNESTVCGSLAFELFREAQRFAIHTFQQLMLSRIELFFLPLVASKDFVELDINWVQDLLSVQSLGVNSEIEIFMSAVRWLSHDWSGRKVHMERIMGCVRFRLLPPLFLRFLQGEQQTRVMNSICQSPKVRERVSKAFVRYTSSELCDLSKDVVGLSKDRRPPVQRKWICDSRCSYHRQPGGNQGQFFTYQQFLNYLESLHQSLPKHGS